The Coregonus clupeaformis isolate EN_2021a chromosome 27, ASM2061545v1, whole genome shotgun sequence genomic sequence AAGCTGCACATGTAAAGCAGGGAGACACCTGCCTGACACTCACCCCAGCCCAGATATTAGCATTACTGACTGCCTGCTCAACACACAGGTGTAGACAGACCGcccgctcgctctctccctctttctttctccctgcaCTATTTTTTCTGAATTTCTCCTTCCATGCTTCTCTAtcactccttcctctcccctatctctctcctctctctcaccatccctctttcccaatccccccccccctctggcTGATAGAATTGAGACTAAAGCCTTACACACCCCAATTAGCGGAATGACTCACACATTCCATACAGACAGCTAGTCTCAGATCTTAGTGTCTGGCCTGTTCAGAGGCTTTCGGGGGCTCAGCATCCTGGGTAGGGGTAGGGCTGTGTCCCTCGACAAACATGTTAGGGATGTCCTGGCCGAAGTAGATCTTACTGTTGGCTGCTATCGCCTGGTACTTCATCAACTCAAGGTACTCGGGTGTTAACTTCAACTGgaaagatgggagagagagagagagagagagagagatgatgtcagagtgtgtgtgtgtgtgtgtgtatgtgtgtgtatgtatatagccatgttttaCCCTGTTAGCTTCAGCAAACTTAGCGGCTGTATAATACTCCGCATCAGCCCTGGCCTTCATTTTTGCCAAGAACGCAGTGTCtgaaatagacacacacacagttaattattttacacacacacacacacacacacacacacacacacacacacacacacacccaccctctaTCTCAGAGATCCTcttctcagtctctttctccatCACCTTCTGTTGGAAATGAATCTGTGCTACTTCGGCCACCTTCTGAGCCTCTGAGAGAAAGACGGCGGTGTGCGGCGGGGACAGAATGAGATAGGAGAAAAAAAgggggaaaggaagagagagagagagagtatagtgTTACGGTTTGCTACATCCTGTATTGTATTAGCTCCACTTAGCTCTCCAGTTATTTCAGATGTACGGGTTGTTTTCAGATACACTACTGGTTGTATACTGTAAGCGTGTATACTAATGAGAAGGAGGAGTGTCGCTAGGTTACCGATGATGGCTTTCTTCCTTTCGGTCTCGGCTTCCTTCTCCACGACCTTCTGAGTCTGAACTGTTACCAACAGACGAgtcttctccccctccctatacacacaatgagagagagaaggttacacacactcacacagagagagggttatagaaagagaaggaaggaggaagagagagaaggaaagagagaaggaaagagagagagcgagagagggagagggagaacactCACATGAGCTCAAAGTTTCTCCTGATGGCCTCTGGGATTTTGGGCTTGGTGACTCGGACAGCCTGGAACATAAAGAGACACACTCAGTATACACACACCAGGTCCCCGTTCAGTAGCTGAACCCAGGGCGTGAGATGAAAtgtttggtccaccagccactgtggcaggtagatttaAAAGATTTGTAACCaatccaaaatatatatttttttcttccctaaaattacaccaacaaaacacaaaaaacaGGTAaacatgctttgtaatgtttctaaaacaacacatgtattactagtaagaagtaaatctgagagaaataagctttttgcgcgagattttttatttcagctcatgaaacatgggaccaacacattacatgatgcgtttatatttttgttcagtgtaggtcTTTGACTTTATACGTttaatttaccagctatgaaacaaaactttgaaaacagctactgcagcatttattttgctataaatgtgatcatacttgggcactgtggagccctgaccacccaccaacgtggctggtgaaatagacatcttaccTACCACTgccaaaatctacccgcatttggcgGGTGTTCATTTTAGGCCCTGGTTGTCGAACGCTGTAGATAGAAGTGCCACGAATAGCACTgacgtgattccttattctacatgtcagagaggcattattgttctacatagcatattATTATCTGAATGTTCCAAAACATTGCGTCCTGCTGAATGCGCCCAActactcaggtgtgtgtgtgttcgtgtcagggttggggtcaattcccatttaattcagtcaattcaggaagaaAACTGAAATTACAATTACGCTCcaagtttacttcctgaattggaatggaattgaccccaaccctggtgtgtgtgtttgtgtttgtgtgtgtgagtgattgaccccaaccctggtgtgtgtgtacctgtatcgTCAGTCCTGGCGCCATAGAGTTGAGGTCTTTCTGCAGAGCGATCTTCAGGTTCTCATCAATGATGTCTGATAGACCAAGACGCAGCAGATAAACAGGAGTTATACTGGGCTCCTACACTGATGTACAGAAAGTGTTTCAACTGATATAgaagtgaggtgtgtgtgtgtgctcaccaaACAGCTCGATGTAGACCTCCTGTAGAGTGTGTACGCTGCAGAATTGGTTGAGTTCGTGGTGAATCTTGTTGAAAATGAGAGTTTTGTCATAATCAGCGGTATAGTTCTTCACTGTATCCACCACtgtgaagagtgagagagaggttaGTATATACTAAGAAAGTAGAAACGTCACCCACCCTTTCCACCTACATAGCAATGGGGACAACATAGGTGTCCTAGGGATCCACTCTGTTAGCTAGTAGTTCTGAAGGGCTTACCAGACGAGGGCACCAGCATGTTGACCACCTCTATACGGTCAAAGTAGATCATCACTCCCCCACTGTGGAGAGAACGCACACATCAGAAACATGGTCACACACATGGATAACGTCCTCCGCCgcacacagccatacacacaAACACCTTTCAGAATCACCATGCAACTGTTCTAGATTTACCTAGTTCCACAAGGCACATTCTTTATCTCATCCGTTTGAAGAGTCGTCTGGAAGAGAACGTTAATTATTAGCACTGATCTGTAGATGTAATAAAGGCCAGCATGATGTGGTATCCAGAGTTAGAAGTCAGGGGGTCAG encodes the following:
- the erlin1 gene encoding erlin-1 → MTMTHVGAVFGAVIAVMAILLHSSIHKIEEGHLAVYYRGGALLTTPNGPGYHIMMPFLTTYRSVQTTLQTDEIKNVPCGTSGGVMIYFDRIEVVNMLVPSSVVDTVKNYTADYDKTLIFNKIHHELNQFCSVHTLQEVYIELFDIIDENLKIALQKDLNSMAPGLTIQAVRVTKPKIPEAIRRNFELMEGEKTRLLVTVQTQKVVEKEAETERKKAIIEAQKVAEVAQIHFQQKVMEKETEKRISEIEDTAFLAKMKARADAEYYTAAKFAEANRLKLTPEYLELMKYQAIAANSKIYFGQDIPNMFVEGHSPTPTQDAEPPKASEQARH